In Mixta intestinalis, the following are encoded in one genomic region:
- the fdhF gene encoding formate dehydrogenase subunit alpha, which yields MKKITSVCPYCGAGCKLKLVVENNKIIRAEAAPGVTNQDQLCLKGYYGWDFLNDTRLLTPRLTQPMIRYQKGGKFVPVTWDEAIRYTARRLSEIKAKYGPRAIMTTGSSRGTGNETNYVMQKFARGVLNTNNVDCCARVCHGPSVAGLQETLGNGAMSNSISDIENSKCLLIFGYNCADSHPIVARRVIKAKQNGAKVIVCDPRKIETARIADRHLQLKNGCNMALVNAFIYTLLDEHLYNSDYVAQYTEGLETLRETVSEYAPEAVEDITGVSAQQIRQAMRIYAAAPSATVMWGMGVTQFGQAVDVVKGLSTLALLTGNLGREHVGVGPVRGQNNVQGACDMGVIPNQFPGYQNVTDPQVREKFARAWNIDPRNMDDQVGVRITEVPHLALEGKMKAYYIMGEDPLQTEADLGLVRKGFEALEFVVVQDIFMTKTAEMADVLLPATSWGEHAGVFTCADRGFQRFEKAIEPKGNVKRDWEIISLIATEMGYPMHYRDNQHIWDEMRELCPLFYGVTYEKMGDMGHVQWPCPTLDHPGTPWLYEGNRFDTPSGKGQLFAAKWRKPAEVPDADYPLVLCTVREVGHYSCRSMTGNCAALQTLADEPGFVQMNPEDAAAAGIKDGQLVWVSSRRGKVISRADVNERINKGAVYMTYQWWIGACNELTQDNLDPISKTPETKYCAVKIDKIADQNWAENYALTTYNVMKTRLREAVDS from the coding sequence ATGAAGAAAATCACTAGCGTCTGCCCGTACTGCGGTGCAGGTTGTAAATTAAAACTGGTAGTTGAGAACAATAAAATCATCCGCGCGGAGGCCGCGCCGGGCGTCACCAACCAGGATCAACTTTGCCTTAAGGGATACTACGGCTGGGATTTTCTCAATGATACCCGGCTGCTGACGCCGCGCCTGACCCAGCCCATGATCCGCTACCAGAAGGGCGGCAAATTTGTGCCCGTCACCTGGGATGAAGCTATTCGCTACACCGCCCGCCGCCTCTCTGAGATCAAGGCGAAATACGGCCCGCGCGCTATTATGACCACCGGCTCGTCGCGCGGAACGGGGAATGAAACCAACTACGTGATGCAGAAGTTTGCTCGCGGGGTGCTTAACACCAACAACGTCGACTGCTGCGCCCGCGTCTGCCATGGGCCGAGCGTTGCCGGCCTCCAGGAGACGCTGGGCAACGGGGCGATGAGCAACTCTATCAGCGATATCGAAAATTCAAAATGCCTGCTGATCTTCGGCTACAACTGCGCCGACTCGCACCCGATTGTCGCCCGTCGGGTGATCAAAGCGAAGCAGAACGGCGCGAAGGTGATCGTCTGCGATCCGCGCAAAATTGAGACGGCACGCATTGCCGACCGGCACCTGCAGCTCAAAAACGGCTGCAACATGGCGTTGGTCAATGCCTTCATCTACACCCTGCTGGACGAGCATCTCTACAACAGCGACTACGTGGCGCAATACACCGAAGGGCTGGAGACGCTGCGCGAAACCGTGAGCGAGTATGCGCCGGAAGCGGTAGAAGACATCACCGGCGTGAGCGCCCAGCAGATCCGCCAGGCGATGCGTATTTACGCCGCCGCACCATCCGCCACCGTGATGTGGGGAATGGGGGTGACCCAGTTTGGCCAGGCGGTAGACGTGGTGAAAGGGCTCTCCACGCTGGCGCTGTTAACCGGCAACCTGGGACGCGAACACGTGGGCGTGGGGCCGGTGCGCGGCCAGAATAACGTGCAGGGGGCGTGCGACATGGGGGTTATCCCCAACCAGTTCCCCGGCTATCAGAATGTGACCGATCCGCAGGTGCGGGAGAAATTTGCCCGGGCGTGGAATATCGATCCGCGCAACATGGACGACCAGGTAGGGGTGCGCATTACCGAAGTGCCACACCTCGCGCTGGAGGGCAAGATGAAAGCCTATTACATCATGGGCGAAGATCCGCTCCAGACCGAAGCGGATCTGGGCCTGGTGCGTAAAGGCTTTGAGGCGCTCGAATTCGTGGTGGTGCAGGACATCTTTATGACCAAAACCGCAGAGATGGCCGACGTGCTGCTGCCCGCCACTTCCTGGGGCGAACATGCGGGGGTATTCACCTGCGCCGACCGGGGCTTCCAGCGCTTTGAAAAAGCCATTGAGCCGAAGGGCAACGTCAAACGTGACTGGGAGATCATCAGCCTGATTGCTACTGAGATGGGCTATCCGATGCACTATCGCGATAACCAGCACATCTGGGACGAAATGCGCGAGCTCTGCCCGCTTTTCTACGGCGTGACGTACGAAAAAATGGGCGATATGGGACACGTGCAGTGGCCGTGCCCGACCCTCGATCATCCGGGCACGCCCTGGTTGTACGAAGGCAACCGCTTCGACACGCCGAGCGGCAAAGGCCAGCTTTTTGCCGCTAAATGGCGCAAGCCGGCGGAGGTACCGGACGCCGACTATCCGCTGGTGCTCTGCACCGTGCGCGAGGTAGGGCATTACTCCTGTCGGTCAATGACCGGCAACTGCGCGGCGCTGCAAACCCTGGCGGATGAACCGGGCTTTGTGCAGATGAACCCGGAAGATGCCGCTGCTGCGGGCATTAAAGATGGGCAGCTGGTGTGGGTCAGCTCCCGCCGCGGCAAGGTTATCAGCCGGGCCGACGTTAACGAGCGGATCAATAAAGGGGCGGTGTACATGACCTACCAGTGGTGGATTGGGGCCTGCAACGAACTGACCCAGGATAACCTCGATCCTATCTCCAAAACGCCGGAGACCAAATATTGCGCCGTGAAGATCGACAAAATTGCCGATCAAAACTGGGCGGAAAATTATGCTCTGACAACCTATAACGTCATGAAAACCCGCCTGCGGGAGGCGGTAGACAGCTAA
- the hypF gene encoding carbamoyltransferase HypF, whose amino-acid sequence MSVNGTRLRIRGKVQGVGFRPWVWQLAQRLALKGDVCNDGGGVVVRLVGQAQTFIAQLAVGCPPLARIDDISEQPWHWAVLPQDFTIIPSAQGKMTTQVVPDAATCPACLAEMNDPHQRRYRYPFINCTHCGPRFTIIRAMPYDRPSTTMAEFALCPACEAEYRNPADRRFHAQPVACPECGPQVSWVTGEEEQENALQAAVAALKRGDIVAIKGLGGFHLACDAQNEAAVNALRARKGRPAKPLAVMIPPRVADALPAGVQALLRSPAAPIVLVEKSGIALCEAVAPGLNEVGVMLAANPLQHLLMQDLDRPLVMTSGNLNGRPPALTNVDALRDLSGIADGFLLHNRAIVQRMDDSVMRASGEMLRRARGFVPDALPLPPGFEDAPSLLCLGADLKNTFCLVRGGQAVLSQHLGDLNDDGAVAQWRRALTLMQDLWQFTPERVVTDAHPGYRSTQLGEEMPLPQMHVLHHHAHAAACLAEHGWPRDGGDVIALVLDGIGQGENGALWGGECLRVNYRRCERLGGLPPVALPGGDLAARQPWRNLLAQWLAFVPEWQSLPQANVLLDKPWQPLAKAIARGVNSPPASSAGRLFDAVAAALGCAPSQLSYEGEAACRLEALALSASPVTHPVTLPVREGELDMAIFWHRLLGWQAPDAERAWAFHDALAQGMATLAAAHARQHRISTIACGGGVLHNRLLRARLRFWLRDFTVLFPERLPAGDGAVAFGQAVIAAATFS is encoded by the coding sequence ATGAGTGTAAACGGCACGCGGCTGCGCATTCGCGGCAAAGTCCAGGGGGTGGGATTTCGCCCCTGGGTCTGGCAGCTGGCGCAGCGGCTGGCGCTGAAGGGCGATGTCTGCAACGACGGTGGCGGCGTGGTGGTGCGCCTCGTCGGCCAGGCGCAGACTTTTATTGCTCAGCTTGCCGTCGGCTGCCCGCCGCTGGCGCGTATCGACGACATCAGCGAGCAGCCCTGGCACTGGGCAGTGCTGCCACAGGATTTTACGATTATTCCCAGCGCGCAGGGAAAGATGACCACCCAGGTGGTCCCGGATGCCGCAACCTGCCCGGCATGCCTGGCGGAGATGAACGATCCGCACCAGCGCCGCTACCGCTACCCCTTTATCAACTGTACCCACTGCGGACCACGCTTCACCATTATTCGGGCGATGCCCTACGACCGTCCCTCCACCACTATGGCCGAATTTGCCCTCTGCCCGGCCTGCGAAGCGGAGTACCGCAACCCCGCCGACCGGCGTTTTCACGCCCAGCCAGTGGCCTGTCCGGAGTGCGGGCCACAGGTGAGCTGGGTAACAGGCGAGGAAGAACAAGAAAATGCGCTACAGGCTGCGGTGGCGGCACTGAAGCGCGGCGACATAGTGGCAATCAAAGGGCTGGGAGGTTTCCACCTGGCCTGCGATGCGCAAAACGAGGCGGCGGTGAACGCGCTGCGCGCACGCAAAGGCCGCCCGGCGAAGCCGCTGGCGGTAATGATCCCGCCGCGCGTGGCGGATGCCCTGCCCGCTGGAGTTCAGGCGCTGCTGCGCTCCCCTGCCGCCCCCATCGTGCTGGTGGAGAAAAGCGGCATAGCGCTGTGTGAAGCGGTAGCTCCAGGGCTTAACGAGGTCGGAGTGATGCTCGCCGCCAACCCGCTTCAGCACCTGTTAATGCAGGATCTGGACCGCCCGCTGGTGATGACCTCCGGCAACCTGAACGGCCGTCCGCCAGCGCTCACCAACGTCGATGCCCTGCGCGATCTGAGCGGGATTGCCGACGGCTTTCTGCTGCATAATCGCGCTATCGTCCAGCGCATGGATGACTCGGTGATGCGCGCCAGTGGCGAGATGCTGCGCCGCGCCCGTGGCTTTGTGCCAGATGCCCTGCCCCTTCCCCCCGGCTTTGAAGATGCCCCGTCTCTGCTGTGCCTCGGGGCCGATCTTAAGAATACATTTTGCCTGGTGCGCGGCGGGCAGGCGGTGCTGAGCCAGCACCTGGGCGATCTGAACGATGACGGCGCAGTGGCGCAGTGGCGGCGGGCGCTGACGTTAATGCAGGATCTCTGGCAGTTTACCCCCGAACGGGTGGTGACCGACGCCCATCCGGGCTATCGCTCAACGCAGCTCGGCGAAGAGATGCCCCTGCCGCAGATGCACGTGCTGCATCACCACGCCCACGCGGCGGCCTGCCTGGCCGAACACGGCTGGCCGCGCGACGGCGGCGACGTCATCGCCCTGGTGCTTGACGGCATCGGCCAGGGCGAAAACGGCGCGCTCTGGGGTGGCGAGTGCCTGCGGGTGAATTATCGCCGCTGCGAAAGGCTGGGCGGGCTGCCGCCGGTGGCGCTGCCCGGCGGCGATCTGGCGGCCCGCCAACCGTGGCGCAATCTGCTGGCTCAGTGGCTGGCGTTTGTCCCGGAATGGCAATCGTTGCCCCAGGCAAACGTGCTACTGGATAAGCCCTGGCAGCCGCTGGCGAAGGCGATTGCGCGCGGGGTGAACTCGCCGCCCGCCTCCTCTGCTGGCCGGTTGTTTGATGCCGTGGCCGCAGCGCTGGGCTGCGCGCCTTCACAGCTCAGCTACGAAGGCGAAGCCGCCTGCCGACTGGAAGCCCTGGCGCTGAGCGCCTCGCCCGTAACGCATCCGGTGACCCTGCCGGTGCGCGAAGGTGAGCTGGATATGGCGATCTTCTGGCACCGGTTATTAGGCTGGCAGGCCCCGGATGCCGAACGGGCATGGGCGTTTCACGATGCCCTGGCGCAGGGGATGGCGACGCTGGCCGCCGCTCACGCCCGGCAGCATCGCATCTCCACCATCGCCTGTGGCGGCGGGGTGCTGCACAACCGGCTGCTGCGAGCGCGCCTGCGGTTCTGGCTACGCGATTTTACCGTACTGTTTCCCGAACGGCTTCCCGCCGGAGACGGGGCGGTAGCATTTGGACAGGCAGTGATTGCTGCCGCGACATTTTCCTGA